From the genome of Armatimonadota bacterium:
AGCGCCGAGACGGGCAGTGGCGCGCCCAGCCCGAGCGCATGGAACTCGTGGACCGCCGCCTCCTGCTCCGGGCCGTCAACCTTGTTGGCCACGAGCAGCACCGGCTTGCGGGCCTGGCGCAGGAGGTGCGCCACCTCGGCGTCCTCCGGGAGCAATCCGCTCTGCGCGTCCACGACGAAGAGGAGCACGGCCGCCTCCTCGACCGCCCGCAGCGTCTGCTCCCGCACCGCCCGCGCGACGGCGTCGACGGCGCCCCGCTCCTCGCCGGCGCGCAACCCCCCGGTGTCCACGAGGAGGAAGGAGCGGCCGCTCCACTCCACGGGGGCGTAGAGCCGGTCGCGGGTGAGTCCCGGCGTCTCCTCGACGATGGCCTGGCGGCGGCCGATCAGGCGGTTGAAGAGCGCGGACTTGCCCACGTTGGGCCGCCCGACGATGGCCACGACGGGGCGCGCCACGGCGACTCCGGGTCAGGTGGCGGAGGGAGCGGGTGATGGGGGCGCGCCCCGGCTGATCTCCTCGAGGCGGTGGAGGACCTGCGCGATGATCCAGTCCGGGGTGGAGGCCCCCGACATCACGGCCACCTTCTCCACCCCCTGGAACCACGCGGGGTCGAGCTCGTCGGGGACCTCGATGTGGTAGGTGGGCAGCCCGCGGGCGCGGCCGATCTCCGCCAGGCGCGTGGTGTTGCTGCTGCCGTGGCCGCCCACGACGACCAGGGCCTGGACCTCCTCCACCAGCCGCTCGGCCTCCTCCTGGCGCACCGTGATGGCCGGACAGAGGGTGTTGAGGACCTTCAGCTCCTTCACCCGCACTGCCAGGTCGGCCACGATCTGCTTGAAGTTCTCCAGCGACTGCGTCGTCTGGGAGAGCACCCCCACCCGCCCGCGCACCTTCACCTGTCGGGCTTCCTCCAGCGTGTGGACGATGGTGACGCGGTCCCCCAGGACCTCCTTGAGCGTGACCATCTCCGGGTGGCCGTGGTCGCCCACGACGATGAGGGTGTAGCCCTCCTCGGCCAGCTTGAAGGCCAGCTCGTGGGCCCGGATGACCACCGGGCAGGTGGCGTCCACGATGCGCATCCCGCGGGCGCGGGCCTGGTCGAGGACGGCGTGCTCCACCCCGTAGGCGGAGACGACGAAGGCCTCGCCGTCCAGTTCGTCCAGGTGCTCGGCCACACGCACGCCGGCTTCCTCGAGGCGGCCCACCACCTGCGGGTTGTGGATGAGGGGACCCCAGGTGAAGACGGGGCCGGCGCTCTGCTCGGCGGTCGAGCGGGCCATCTCCACGGCCCGCCGGACCCCGCCGCAGAAGCCCATGTGTCTGGCGACGATGATCTCCACGGTCCCTCCGCGCGCCAGCCAGCTAGAGACCTGCGGTTCGCTGACGTGCCCCGGCCGCGGTCCCCGCCTACTCTACCACCTGCCCCTTCCGGCCATCCACCGACCCAACTCGGCCACCCCATGGGCCGGGGGTCCCGTGAGCCGACCGTCACAACGGAGATATGTCGTTGTCACGCCGAGCGGGGGGACAGAAGGGCTGCTCTCTTCTTTCCTGCGGCAGGGGGCCTGGGACCAGGCAGCCATCAGGAGGAGGACGTCTCCGGTTCAGGTGCAGGACGGGCAGCCGTGCGGGCGGCGGCCTGCCGCGCCGTCAGCAGCCCGCACAGCGCCAGCCCCCCGAGCGAGGCCGCCCAGGAGGGATGGAAGAGCAGTGCGGCCCCCGCCACCAGGACCAGGCGCTCCAGTGGCCGGAGGGGGCGCAGGAGGAAACCCATGGCCCCGGCCGAGAGGAAGACCACCCCCACCGCCGCCGTGGTGACGTGCAGCAGGATGTCCAGGGGATCGCCGCGCAGCAGCAGGGTGGGGATGACGACGAAGCCAAACGGCACCAGGTAGCCGGAGAGCGTCATCTTCATCCCGGCGAGCCCCGTCTCCATCCAGTTGGAGCCGGCGATGGCCGAGGCGGTGAAGAGCGCCATCCCCTCCGGCGGCGTGATGGTGGCCAGCACCGAGTAGTAGAAGATGAAGAGGTGCGCCGCCAGCGGCGGGATCCCCACCTGCTCCAGCGCGGGCGCGACCGTGGCGGCGGCGATGAGGTAGGAGGCGGTGGTAGGCAAGGCGAGGCCCAGCAGCAGCGTGGCCAGGACGACCAGGGCAAGCAGGACGAGGACGTTGCCACCGGCGGCCTGGACCGCCAGCGTCGAGAACTTCACGCCGATGCCGGTGAAGACAATCATGGAGAAGATCAGCGCCGAGGCGGCGGTACCCATCGCCGCCTCCAGCGTGCGCACGCCGCCGTCCGCCAGCGCACCGGCGAGGCCCCGCAGTCCCAGGCGTGTGGCCGGGTGGAGGGCGGCGACCAGCGCGGTCACCACCACGGCCACCGCCGCCGCCCGGGGCGCGTACCACCCCGTCAACACCAGGTAGACCAGCACGACGAGCGGCAGCAGCAGGTGACCGCGGCGGGCCAGGGCCTGGCGCACGGGCAGGAAGCCCTGGTCGAGTTCCGACCGGCTCAGGCCACGCAGCCCGAGCGCCCCGGCCACGAAGTAGACGGAAGCGCCGACCCCCAGGTAGTAGAGCAGAGCGGGGAGGAGGGCCGCCGAGGCCACGTCAACGTAGCGCACCCGCAGCAGCTCGACGATGAGGAAGGCTGCGGCCCCCATCACCGGCGGCATGAGCTGGCCGCCGGCCGAGGAGGCCAGCTCGATACCGGCAGCTAGCGGCGGGGGGAAGCCGTAGCGCTTCATCAGCGGGATGGTGACGGCGCCGTCAATGGCCACGTTGGCCGGCGCCGAGCCGGAGACCATCCCGAAGCCCAGGCTGCCGAGCACCGAGACCTGCGCCGGGCCCCCGCGCACACGGCCAGCCACCCGCATCGCCAGCGTGCTCAGCAGGTCGGCGATCCCCGCCCGGGCGACGAACTCCCCCAGCACCACGAAGGTGATGATATAGGTGGCCGCCACGCCCAGCGGCAGGCTCCACAGCCCGTCGGGCGTCAGGTAGAGGTAGCCCAGCACGTTGGCCAGGCTGAAG
Proteins encoded in this window:
- a CDS encoding TRAP transporter fused permease subunit is translated as MMSRLLALACRGTALAFALVFLAAAWRGGMDLFVQRGLFLLFALLLVFLGPMARAGRLRPAETVLALLAVVGTGYVILAHERIAYQAGIATRGQLVLAALLVLVVLEATRRLIGWVLPALVLLMVAYALFGRAIPGNWGHAGFSLANVLGYLYLTPDGLWSLPLGVAATYIITFVVLGEFVARAGIADLLSTLAMRVAGRVRGGPAQVSVLGSLGFGMVSGSAPANVAIDGAVTIPLMKRYGFPPPLAAGIELASSAGGQLMPPVMGAAAFLIVELLRVRYVDVASAALLPALLYYLGVGASVYFVAGALGLRGLSRSELDQGFLPVRQALARRGHLLLPLVVLVYLVLTGWYAPRAAAVAVVVTALVAALHPATRLGLRGLAGALADGGVRTLEAAMGTAASALIFSMIVFTGIGVKFSTLAVQAAGGNVLVLLALVVLATLLLGLALPTTASYLIAAATVAPALEQVGIPPLAAHLFIFYYSVLATITPPEGMALFTASAIAGSNWMETGLAGMKMTLSGYLVPFGFVVIPTLLLRGDPLDILLHVTTAAVGVVFLSAGAMGFLLRPLRPLERLVLVAGAALLFHPSWAASLGGLALCGLLTARQAAARTAARPAPEPETSSS
- the ispH gene encoding 4-hydroxy-3-methylbut-2-enyl diphosphate reductase, with product MEIIVARHMGFCGGVRRAVEMARSTAEQSAGPVFTWGPLIHNPQVVGRLEEAGVRVAEHLDELDGEAFVVSAYGVEHAVLDQARARGMRIVDATCPVVIRAHELAFKLAEEGYTLIVVGDHGHPEMVTLKEVLGDRVTIVHTLEEARQVKVRGRVGVLSQTTQSLENFKQIVADLAVRVKELKVLNTLCPAITVRQEEAERLVEEVQALVVVGGHGSSNTTRLAEIGRARGLPTYHIEVPDELDPAWFQGVEKVAVMSGASTPDWIIAQVLHRLEEISRGAPPSPAPSAT